TCTCCTCGTCGTGGCCCGCGACGCCGGCGGCCACGTCGGCGTCGGTCCAGGGACGGAGCGTCACTGTGCCGTCGGTCAGGGTCGGCTGGTCGCTCACGCGGTCACCCTAGCCACCGCCCGAGACCCCTCCTCGCTGCTCCGACGGCCGGCCGGCTCGCGTGCTCAGCTGGTGCGTCGCAACCACACCGTGGCGAGCGGCGGCACCGTGATGTCGGCGTACGCCGGCTGGCCGTGGTGCTCGCCCTCGACCCCCGTCACCGACCCCAGGTTGCCGACACCGGATCCGGTGTAGGTGTCGCTGTCGGTGTTGAGGACCTCCGCCCAGGTGCCGGCCGCGGGCAGCGGGAGCCGGTAGTCGCCGTGCGGGCTGGGGGAGAAGTTGGACACGCACACCAGCGGTTCGCCGTCGGCGGAGCGACGGAGGAACGAGAACACGTTGCGGCTGGCGTCGTCGGCGTCGAGCCAGGCGAATCCCTCCGGGTCCTGGTCGGAGGTCCAGAGCGTCGGGGTCTCCCGGTAGACCCGGTTGAGGTCGCGCACCAGCGACTGCACGCCGCGGTGCTCGGGGTGGTCGAGCAGCCACCAGTCGAGCTCGCGGGCCTCGGCCCACTCCGACTCCTGGCCGATCTCCGCGCCCATGAACACCAGCTGCTTGCCCGGGTGGGCCCACATGTAGGCGAGGTAGGCGCGCAGGTTGGCCAGCTGCTGCCACCGGTCGCCGGGCATCTTGCGAAGCAGCGAACCCTTGCCGTGGACGACCTCGTCGTGGCTCAGCGGCAGCACGTAGTGCTCGGACCACGCGTACACGATCGAGAACGTCATCTCCCCGTGGTGCCAGGCCCGGTGGACCGGGTCACGCTCGAGGTAGCCCAGGGAGTCGTGCATCCACCCCATGTTCCACTTGAGGTGGAAGCCGAGCCCGTCGGCCGAGGTCGGCCGGGTCACGCCGGGCCACGAGGTCGACTCCTCCGCGATCGTGAGCGCGCCGGGCACCCGCTTGCCGACGGTGCCGTTCATCTCCTGGAGGAACTGCACGGCCTCGAGGTTCTCGCGCCCGCCGTGCACGTTCGGGCTCCACTGGTCGGGCTCGCGCGAGTAGTCCAGGTAGAGCATGGAGGCGACCGCGTCGACGCGGAGCCCGTCGATGTGGAACTCCTCCAGCCAGTAGAGGGCGTTGGCCACCAGGAAGTTGCGCACCTCCCGGCGACCGAAGTCGAAGATGTAGGTCCCCCAGTCGGGATGCTCCCCGCGTGACGGGTTCGGGTCCTCGTAGAGCGGCGTGCCGTCGAACCGGGCCAGGGCGAAGTCGTCCTTGGGGAAGTGGGCCGGCACCCAGTCGACGATGACGCCGATGCCCGCCTGGTGGAGCCGGTCCACGAGGTGCCGGAACCCGTCGGGGTCGCCGAAGCGCGAGGTCGGTGCGTAGTAGGAGGTGACCTGGTAGCCCCACGACCCCCCGAAGGGGTGCTCCATCACAGGCAGGAACTCCACGTGGGTGAAGCCGAGGTCGGTGAGGTAGGGCACCAGCTCGTCGGCCAGCTCGGCGTACGACAACGGCGTGCCGTGCCGGCGGCGCCACGAGCCGAGGTGGACCTCGTAGGTCGACATCGGCTCCACGAGCGCCTGCCGCGAGGCACGCGCCGCCATCCACTCGTCGTCACCCCAGGCGTAGGTCGACTCGAACACGACCGAGGAGGTGGCCGGCGGCACCTCGGTGTGGAAGGCCATCGGGTCGGCCTTCTCCCGCCACTGGCCGTCGGCGCCGAGGATCAGGAACTTGTAGCCCGTGCCGCTGCCGATGTCGGGGACGAACAGCTCCCAGACGCCCGAGGTGCCGAGCTGGCGCATCGGGTGCTCACGGCCGTCCCAGTGGTTGAAGGACCCCTTGACCCGCACCCCCTTGGCCGAGGGCGCCCAGACCGCGAACGCGGTCCCGGTGACGACGTCGCCGAGGGGGCCCTCGTAGCGGTGGACGTGGGTGCCAAGCACCTCCCACAGGTTCTCGTGGCGGCCCTCGTTGATGAGGTGAAGGTCGGTCTCACCCAGGGTCGGCAGGAAGCGGTAGGGGTCGTCCAGCGTCGTCGGGGCGCCGTCGTAGGTGACCTCCAGCCTGTAGTCGGGCACCTCGCTGTCGGGCAGCACGCCGACCCAGACACCGCCGTGCTCGTGCTCCAGCGGCACCCGGGTGTCGCCGTAGCGGACCACCACCGAGGACGCGAGCGGCTTGAGCGCACGGACCGTCACCGCACCGTCGTGCTCGTGCGGTCCGAGCACGGCGTGCGGGTGGCCGTGCTCGCCGCGCACGAGCAGCTCCAGCTCGTGGGTCGGGACGGGGATCGGGGTGCTGGTGCTCATGACGTCCTCACTCGGGCGATGGCGGCCAGGGGGATGGCCACCCAGGTCGGTCGGTTCCGGGCCTCGTAGACGGTCTCGTAGACCGCTTTGTCCGCGACGTACGCCGACAGCAACGCATCCTCCTCGTCGGTCAGGTCGTGCTGGGCGTAGGCGTCCAGGAACGCCGTGCGGTTGCGGCGCGACCACTCGGCTGCCCGGTAGGCACGCTGCTCGACACCGAGGGCGTCAGCGTCGGAGTAGGTGCGCTCGACGACCTGGGGGGCGTAGTCGAAGGACCGGAGCATGCCGGCGACGTCGCGCCACGGGGAGTCCGGGAGCACCCGCTCGGCCAGCGGCTTCGCCGGCTCGCCCTCGAAGTCGACGATCTTCCACCCCTTGACGGTGCGCAGCGTCTGCCCGAGGTGGAGGTCGCCGTGGACCTGCTGGATCTCCACGTCGGACAGGTCGGCGACGGCGTCGAAGACCCGGCGCAGCCGGTCGGCGTAGTCCTCGAGCTCGGGGACCACGCCGAGTGCCGCGTCGAGGCGCGCGTGCATTGCGGCGGTCAGCTCGGCCTGCTCGCCGGTGGTGCGCCGCCGGGTCGGGAAGTGCTCGGCGAGGGTCTCGTGGGTCTCGCGCAGCGCGACGCCCAGCCGGGACGCCTCGGCGGCGAAGTCACCTCCGACCTCCTCGGCGTGCAGGTCGCCCTCGGCGAAGAGGTTGCGGACGCTCGCGAGCGCGAGCTCCCAGCCGTCGCTGGCCGTGCGGAGGAACTGCTGGAGCATCCCGAGCTGCAGCACCTCTCCCTCGACGAGGGAGTCGGTCTCGAGCCAGCCGTAGAGGGCCGCGACGTGGTCGGAACCGGCACGGGTCAGCACCTCGTGGACGCTGATGTCGGGGTTGCGGCCGGGCGTGATCTTGCGGAAGAGCTTGAGGAGCGAGTCGTCGCCGAAGGCGACGGAGGAGTTGGACTGCTCACCGGAGAAGAGCGTGGAGTGCGTCTCCAGGTCGAGGTCGTGGCCCGGCAGCCGCTCGAAGCGGAGCGGACCCTCCGCCGGCGGGGCGTCGAAGGCCGTCAGCAGGTGAGCCATCGCCGCCCGGTCGTGGACCGCGTCGTAGACGACGCACGGCCCGAGGTCGGGGTCGTCGGCCTCGCCCACCCTCGCGTGGTCGAGGGCCTCCTGCGGCTTGGCGTAGCAGGAGAGCGGGAGCTGGTAGTACTCCTTGCCGCCCTCCGCGTCGTCGTAGGCGACGGTCACCAGGTCGACCACGAGGCCGGGCCCGCCGTCCGCGAGGGAGCCGAGCACCCCGAGGCGGCGGACGCCCTCGAGCCGGAACGGCCGGCCCTTGCCGCCGAACCAGCGCGCGCCGGCGACGAACTCGTCGAGTGGCAGGGTCACCCCGTGGTCCCTTCGTCGGTGGCGGGTCGGGTCAGGCGGAACCAGTAGAAGCCGTACCCACCCAGCGTCAGGAGATACGGCAGCTCGCCGATGGGAGGGAACGGCACCCCGCCGAGCAGCTCCACCGGGACCATGCCCTCCCACCGACGCAGGTCGAGCTCGACCGGCTGCGGGAAGCGGGAGAGGTTGTTGACGCACAGGATCATGTCCTGGCGCCCGGTGGCCTCGACGGTGTGCTCGCGCGCGTAGGACAGCACGCTGGGGTTGGAGCCGCCGAGGTCGCTGAAGCTGCCGAGCCCGAAGGCGGGGTGGTCGCGACGTGCGTGGATGATGCGCCGGGTCCAGTGCAGCAGGGACGAGGAGTTCTCCAGCTGGGCCTCCACGTTGACGCTCTGGTAGCCGGTGACCGGGTCCTGGATCAGCGGCAGGTGGAGCTTGCCCGGCGTCGCGGCCGAGAAGCCGGCGTTCCGGTCGGGCGTCCACTGCATGGGGGTGCGTACGCCGTCGCGGTCACCGAGCCAGATGTTGTCGCCCATCCCGATCTCGTCGCCGTAGTACAGGACGGGTGACCCGGGCAGGGAGAGCAGCAGCGCCGTGAACAGCTCCATCCGGTTGATGTCGTGCTCGAGCAGCGGAGCGAGACGGCGGCGGATCCCGATGTTGGCCTTCATCCGCGGGTCCTTGGCGTACTCGGCCCACATGTAGTCGCGGTCCTCGTCGGTGACCATCTCGAGCGTCAGCTCGTCGTGGTTGCGCAGGAAGATGCCCCATTGGCACCCGTCCGGGATGGCGGGGGTCTGGGCCATGATCTCGCTGATGGGGTAGCGCGACTCACGGCGGACCGCCATGAAGATGCGCGGCATCACGGGGAAGTGGAAGGCCATGTGGCACTCGTCCCCGCCGACGGCCGGGTCGCCGAAGTACTCCACGACGTCGTCAGGCCACTGGTTGGCCTCGCAGAGCAGCACGGTGCCGGGGTACTTCTCGTCCACGAACGTGCGGACCTTCTTGAGGAACTCGTGGGTCTCCGGCAGGTTCTCCCCGTTGGTGCCCGGTCGCTCGTAGAGATAGGGGACGGCGTCGAGACGGAACCCGTCGAGGCCCATCGCGAGCCAGAAGTCCATCGCGTCCAGCATCGCCTCGTGGACCTTCGGGTTGTCGAAGTTGAGGTCGGGCTGGTGGTGGAAGAAGCGGTGCCAGAAGTACTGGCCGCGCTGCTGGTCGAAGGTCCAGTTGGACGGCTCGGTGTCGACGAAGATGATCCGGGCGTCGGCGTAGAGCTCGTCGGTGTCGGACCACACGTAGAAGTCGCCGTAGGGGCCGTCGGGGTCGCGGCGTGACTCCTGGAACCACGGATGGGCGTCGCTGGTGTGGTTCATGACGAAGTCGATGATCACGCGGATGCCCCGCTGGTGGGCCTCGTCGATGAACAGCTTGAAGTCGTCGACCGTCCCGCACTCCGGGAGGATGTCGGTGTAGTCCGCGACGTCGTAGCCGCCGTCGCGCAGCGGTGAGGTGAAGAACGGCGGCACCCAGAGGCAGTCCACGCCGAGCCACTCGAGGTAGTCGAGCTTCTCGATGAGACCGCGGAAGTCGCCGGTGCCGTCGCCGTCGGAGTCGCGGAAGGACCGGACCAGCACCTCGTAGAAGACGGCTGTCTTGAACCACTCGGGGGTGTCGCCGAGCGGCTGGAGCCGCGCGGGGTCGATCGGCTCGTCGGCCACCACCTCGGTCATCGGCCGCTCCTGACCGTCAGCACGTGGGCCGGCTCGTGGCCGGGGTCGAGGCGGACGTAGTTGTGCTCGCCCCACGACCAGGTCTCACCGGTCAGCTCGTCGTGGACCAGCATCGTGTCGTGCCAGTCGCGCCCGATGGCCGGCATGTCGAGGTGGACGGTCGTCTCGCGGGTCGCGTGCGGGTCGAGGTTGACGACCACGACGACGAGGTCGTCACCGTGGTGCTTGCTGTAGGCGATGACGTGGTCGTCGTCGGTGCGGTGGACGACCAGGTTGCGCAGGAGCTGCAGCGCGGGGTGGGCGCGACGCACCTCGTTGAGTCGCGTCAGGTACGGCGCCAGCGACCGGCCCTCCGCCTCGGCGGTCTCCCAGTCGCGGATCCGGATCTGGTACTTCTCCGAGTCGAGGTACTCCTCGCTGCCGGGTCGCACGGCCACGTGCTCGAACAGCTCGTAGCCGGCGTAGACGCCCCAGCTGGGGGAGGAGGTGGCCGCCAGCACGGCCCGGATCTTGAACGCCGCCGGCCCGCCGTACTGGAGGAAGGCGTGGAGGATGTCCGGGGTGTTGACGAAGAAGTTCGGCCGCATCAGGTGGTCGGTCTCGCGGGACAGCTCGCGCAGGTAGTCCTCGATCTCGCCGCGGGCCGTGCGCCAGGTGAAGTAGGTGTAGGACTGGTGGAAACCCACTGCGCCGAGGCCGCGCATCATCGCCGGCCGGGTGAACGCCTCGGACAGGAAGATCACGTCGGGGTCGGTGGTGCGCACCTCGCGCAGCAGCCACTCCCAGAACGCCACCGGCTTGGTGTGGGGGTTGTCGACGCGGAAGATCCGCACCCCGCGGTCCATCCAGAACCGGACGATCCGCAGCATCTCCGCGGAGATCCCGCTCGGGTCGTTGTCGAAGTTGAGGGGATAGATGTCCTGGTACTTCTTGGGTGGGTTCTCGGCGTGCGCGATCGTGCCGTCGGCGCGGGTCGTGAACCACTCGGGGTGGCTGTCCACCCAGGGGTGGTCGGGCGCCGCCTGGAGCGCGTAGTCGAGCGCCACCTCCAGCCCCAGGGAGTTGGCCCGGGCGACGAAGGCGTCGAAGTCCTCCATCGTCCCGAGGTCGGGGTGGATGGCGTCGTGGCCCCCGTCCTTGCTCCCGATCGCCCACGGGGACCCCGTGTCGTCGGGGCCGGGCTCGAGGGTGTTGTTGGGTCCCTTGCGGTTGACCTCGCCGATGGGGTGGATGGGCGGCAGGTAGATCACGTCGAAGCCCATGGCCGCCACCGCGTCGAGTCGCTTGGCGGCCGTGCGGAACGTGCCGCTGGTGACCTTGCCGGTCTTCTCGTTGAGGGTCGCGCCCTCCGAGCGTGGGAAGAACTCGTACCAGCTGCCGAAGAGGGCCCGGCTGCGGTCGGCGTAGGCCGGGAAGGGGCCCTCGACCGTGACCAGGTCGCGCAGCGGGTGCTCGAGGAGGACGGCAGCGAGCTCGGGCGCCTGCAGCGCGGCCAGCCTCGCCTCGACCGGCCGGGTGGTGTCGGTGGCGGCCTCGACGCCGCTGCGGACCACGGCGGCCGCCTTCTTCTCGCCCTTGCCGAGGTCGGCCAGCACCCGCTCGAGCAGCAGGCGGCCCTCCAGGAACATCAGGTCGACGTCGACCCCCGCCGGGATCTTGATGCCCGCGTCGTGCTGCCAGGTGGCGATCGGGTCCGACCACGCCTGGATCTCGAAGGTCCAGGCGCCCTCGGCGTCGGGGGTGACCCAGGCCAGGTAGTGGTCGGGCTGGTCGCCCTCCCGGTGCAGCCGCACCGGAGGGCGGCGCACGCCGTCGGGGCCGGTGAGCACGACCTCGGCCCCCAGCTTGTCGTGCCCCTCCCGGAAGACGGTCGCGGTGACAGGGAAGGGTTCGCCCACCGTGGCCTTCGCCGGCTGTCGTCCGAGGTCGACGACGGGCATGACGTTCATGACGGGGATGCGTCCGACCATGGATCCACACTTGCGAACTCCGGGGGGCCGCGCAAGCCGGATCCCCCCGATCCGCCCAGATGTTGGATCGTTCAAGTCGTTGGCGCTACCGTCGTCCGGTGCGTGCAATTCGTCGATTCACCGTCCGCCCCGTCCTGCCGCCGGCCCTGGCCGCCCTCGGGACGCTCGCGGGCAACCTCCGCTGGTGCTGGCACCCGCCCACCCAGGACGTCTTCGCCGCCGTGGACTCCGAGCTGTGGGAGTCCACCGGCCGCGACCCGGTCCGGCTGCTGGGTGCCGTCGACCCCGCCCGGTTGGAGGCCCTGGCCGCTGACCAGGCCTTCCTGGACCTGCTCGGCGGGGCCGCTGCCGACCTCGAGCGCTACCTGAACGGCGACAGCTGGTTCCAGAAGCAGGCCGAGGCGCCACGGTCGATCGCCTACTTCTCCCCGGAGTTCGGCATCACCGCGGTGCTGCCGCAGTACTCCGGCGGCCTCGGGATCCTCGCGGGTGACCACCTCAAGGCAGCCTCCGACCTCGGCGTGCCGCTGGTGGGCGTCGGCCTGCTCTACAAGCACGGCTACTTCACCCAGTCCCTCTCCCGCGAGGGCTGGCAGCAGGAGACCTACCCGGTGCTCGACCCCGACGAGCTGCCGCTGTCCCTCCTCCACGAGGAGGACGGCTCGCGGGCGCTCGTCACCCTGACCCTCGCCGGCGGGGAGGAGCTGGTGGCCCGGATCTGGGTCGCCCACGTGGGCCGGGTCCCGCTGCTGCTCCTCGACACGGACGTCGAGCAGAACCCCGACCACTTCCGGGCCGTCACCGACCGCCTGTACGGCGGCAACAGCGAGCACCGGCTGCGTCAGGAGCTGCTGCTCGGCATCGGCGGCGTTCGGGCGCTCCGGGCCTGGTCCCGGATCACCGGGGCACCGGAGCCGGAGGTCTTCCACACCAACGAGGGGCACGCCGGCTTCCTCGGCATCGAGCGGATCCGCGAGCTCTCCGTGGCCGGCTCGGGCCCGGAG
The genomic region above belongs to Nocardioides coralli and contains:
- a CDS encoding alpha-1,4-glucan--maltose-1-phosphate maltosyltransferase, encoding MVGRIPVMNVMPVVDLGRQPAKATVGEPFPVTATVFREGHDKLGAEVVLTGPDGVRRPPVRLHREGDQPDHYLAWVTPDAEGAWTFEIQAWSDPIATWQHDAGIKIPAGVDVDLMFLEGRLLLERVLADLGKGEKKAAAVVRSGVEAATDTTRPVEARLAALQAPELAAVLLEHPLRDLVTVEGPFPAYADRSRALFGSWYEFFPRSEGATLNEKTGKVTSGTFRTAAKRLDAVAAMGFDVIYLPPIHPIGEVNRKGPNNTLEPGPDDTGSPWAIGSKDGGHDAIHPDLGTMEDFDAFVARANSLGLEVALDYALQAAPDHPWVDSHPEWFTTRADGTIAHAENPPKKYQDIYPLNFDNDPSGISAEMLRIVRFWMDRGVRIFRVDNPHTKPVAFWEWLLREVRTTDPDVIFLSEAFTRPAMMRGLGAVGFHQSYTYFTWRTARGEIEDYLRELSRETDHLMRPNFFVNTPDILHAFLQYGGPAAFKIRAVLAATSSPSWGVYAGYELFEHVAVRPGSEEYLDSEKYQIRIRDWETAEAEGRSLAPYLTRLNEVRRAHPALQLLRNLVVHRTDDDHVIAYSKHHGDDLVVVVVNLDPHATRETTVHLDMPAIGRDWHDTMLVHDELTGETWSWGEHNYVRLDPGHEPAHVLTVRSGR
- the treS gene encoding maltose alpha-D-glucosyltransferase, whose product is MTEVVADEPIDPARLQPLGDTPEWFKTAVFYEVLVRSFRDSDGDGTGDFRGLIEKLDYLEWLGVDCLWVPPFFTSPLRDGGYDVADYTDILPECGTVDDFKLFIDEAHQRGIRVIIDFVMNHTSDAHPWFQESRRDPDGPYGDFYVWSDTDELYADARIIFVDTEPSNWTFDQQRGQYFWHRFFHHQPDLNFDNPKVHEAMLDAMDFWLAMGLDGFRLDAVPYLYERPGTNGENLPETHEFLKKVRTFVDEKYPGTVLLCEANQWPDDVVEYFGDPAVGGDECHMAFHFPVMPRIFMAVRRESRYPISEIMAQTPAIPDGCQWGIFLRNHDELTLEMVTDEDRDYMWAEYAKDPRMKANIGIRRRLAPLLEHDINRMELFTALLLSLPGSPVLYYGDEIGMGDNIWLGDRDGVRTPMQWTPDRNAGFSAATPGKLHLPLIQDPVTGYQSVNVEAQLENSSSLLHWTRRIIHARRDHPAFGLGSFSDLGGSNPSVLSYAREHTVEATGRQDMILCVNNLSRFPQPVELDLRRWEGMVPVELLGGVPFPPIGELPYLLTLGGYGFYWFRLTRPATDEGTTG
- a CDS encoding maltokinase N-terminal cap-like domain-containing protein produces the protein MTLPLDEFVAGARWFGGKGRPFRLEGVRRLGVLGSLADGGPGLVVDLVTVAYDDAEGGKEYYQLPLSCYAKPQEALDHARVGEADDPDLGPCVVYDAVHDRAAMAHLLTAFDAPPAEGPLRFERLPGHDLDLETHSTLFSGEQSNSSVAFGDDSLLKLFRKITPGRNPDISVHEVLTRAGSDHVAALYGWLETDSLVEGEVLQLGMLQQFLRTASDGWELALASVRNLFAEGDLHAEEVGGDFAAEASRLGVALRETHETLAEHFPTRRRTTGEQAELTAAMHARLDAALGVVPELEDYADRLRRVFDAVADLSDVEIQQVHGDLHLGQTLRTVKGWKIVDFEGEPAKPLAERVLPDSPWRDVAGMLRSFDYAPQVVERTYSDADALGVEQRAYRAAEWSRRNRTAFLDAYAQHDLTDEEDALLSAYVADKAVYETVYEARNRPTWVAIPLAAIARVRTS
- the glgB gene encoding 1,4-alpha-glucan branching protein GlgB; this translates as MSTSTPIPVPTHELELLVRGEHGHPHAVLGPHEHDGAVTVRALKPLASSVVVRYGDTRVPLEHEHGGVWVGVLPDSEVPDYRLEVTYDGAPTTLDDPYRFLPTLGETDLHLINEGRHENLWEVLGTHVHRYEGPLGDVVTGTAFAVWAPSAKGVRVKGSFNHWDGREHPMRQLGTSGVWELFVPDIGSGTGYKFLILGADGQWREKADPMAFHTEVPPATSSVVFESTYAWGDDEWMAARASRQALVEPMSTYEVHLGSWRRRHGTPLSYAELADELVPYLTDLGFTHVEFLPVMEHPFGGSWGYQVTSYYAPTSRFGDPDGFRHLVDRLHQAGIGVIVDWVPAHFPKDDFALARFDGTPLYEDPNPSRGEHPDWGTYIFDFGRREVRNFLVANALYWLEEFHIDGLRVDAVASMLYLDYSREPDQWSPNVHGGRENLEAVQFLQEMNGTVGKRVPGALTIAEESTSWPGVTRPTSADGLGFHLKWNMGWMHDSLGYLERDPVHRAWHHGEMTFSIVYAWSEHYVLPLSHDEVVHGKGSLLRKMPGDRWQQLANLRAYLAYMWAHPGKQLVFMGAEIGQESEWAEARELDWWLLDHPEHRGVQSLVRDLNRVYRETPTLWTSDQDPEGFAWLDADDASRNVFSFLRRSADGEPLVCVSNFSPSPHGDYRLPLPAAGTWAEVLNTDSDTYTGSGVGNLGSVTGVEGEHHGQPAYADITVPPLATVWLRRTS